A window from Primulina eburnea isolate SZY01 chromosome 2, ASM2296580v1, whole genome shotgun sequence encodes these proteins:
- the LOC140821587 gene encoding uncharacterized protein isoform X2 has product MADEPLPTRWSFPFGRKSEAHTKNTAANGQTVPSGNSSNGTSHGNGHVKNTVDLAIYEQFQNQDRVNSLQSDGAPSIGVYEKPQRSLLPPFESAEMRALAESLCRDIIRGSPDVKWESIKGLENAKRLLKEAVVMPIKYPKYFTGLLTPWKGILLFGPSGTGKTMLAKAVATECKTTFFNISASSIVSKWRGDSEKLVRVLFDLARHHAPSTIFLDEIDAIIGQRGEGRSEHEASRRLKTELLIQMDGLMQTDELVFVLAATNLPWELDGAMLRRLEKRILVPLPEREARRAMFEGLLPLKSEGEELPYDLMVDRSEGFSGSDIRIFCKEAAMQPVRRVMAYLEEKQELVPEDELPNVGPITHEDIEVALKNSRPSAHLHAHRYEKFNEDYGSHILQ; this is encoded by the exons ATGGCCGACGAGCCTTTGCCCACCCGCTGGTCTTTTCCG TTTGGGAGGAAGAGCGAAGCTCACACAAAAAATACGGCTGCAAATGGTCAAACTGTACCAAGCGGGAATAGTTCGAATGGGACATCACATGGAAATGGACATGTGAAGAACACGGTTGACTTGGCTATCTATGAACAGTTCCAGAACCAG GATCGGGTGAATTCACTGCAGTCAGATGGAGCCCCATCCATTGGAGTCTATGAAAAGCC GCAAAGATCTTTGCTTCCTCCATTTGAGTCGGCAGAAATGCGTGCTTTGGCAGAGAGCTTATGCAG GGACATCATTCGTGGAAGTCCAGATGTTAAATGGGAAAGCATAAAAGGGTTAGAGAATGCCAAGCGCCTACTCAAGGAAGCCGTTGTTATGCCAATAAAATATCCTAA GTACTTCACTGGTCTCCTTACGCCGTGGAAAGGCATTCTACTTTTTGGCCCCTCAGGAACTGGGAAG ACTATGCTGGCCAAAGCTGTTGCAACTGAGTGCAAGACCACATTTTTCAACATTTCTGCATCGTCGATTGTCAGTAAATGGCGAG GTGATTCGGAAAAGCTTGTTAGAGTACTGTTTGACCTAGCTAGGCATCATGCACCCTCAACTATATTTCTTGATGAAATTGATGCCATTATCGGCCAACGAGGTGAAGGTCGCAGTGAACATGAAGCAAGCAGGCGTTTGAAAACGGAATTACTTATACAG ATGGATGGGTTGATGCAAACTGACGAACTTGTTTTTGTTTTGGCGGCTACTAACCTCCCCTGGGAACTAGACGGAGCAATGCTTAGGCGTCTTGAGAAGCGG atattggTACCTCTTCCAGAACGAGAAGCGAGAAGAGCTATGTTTGAGGGATTGTTGCCTTTAAAGTCTGAGGGGGAGGAACTGCCTTACGATTTAATGGTGGATAGATCTGAAGGTTTTTCAGGTTCAGATATTCGTATATTTTGCAAAGAGGCTGCAATGCAACCAGTGCGGCGTGTAATGGCATATCTTGAGGAGAAACAAGAGTTGGTGCCTGAGGACG AGTTGCCAAATGTTGGACCAATTACACATGAAGATATTGAGGTGGCTCTGAAGAACTCTAGACCATCGGCTCATCTCCATGCGCATCGTTATGAAAAATTCAACGAGGACTATGGCAGCCACATACTCCAATGA
- the LOC140821567 gene encoding transcription factor TCP2-like encodes MEVVEIPRISCSGGKADVQCNADEEEEREPKRRSAARVVDLAGGVGRFYGWPSSRIVRVSRASGGKDRHSKVLTVKGLRDRRVRLSVNTAIQFYDLQDRLGYDQPSKALEWLLNAAASSIQELPSISNLFPDSPKQLSDEKKSSTGGGDNIGFDSAEIHMNGGDCQNYHHLQRKASKSSACSSPSEVSEGSGLSLSRSESRIEAWNQANKRNSAEERDKENTSLVSLNPISQHTSFTELLSGGGGRGAANESHFFQKSPRQWSSAPMDYFTSGLLGPPATPVASPLFSLGADHHQELQHFSFVPDHLVSVVNAAAAGEKNDGNSNRQNESNAYNLNFTMSSSATSSGLSGFNRGTLQSNSSSPSLLPQLQRLPPIHGPPSFFIGTAVPVENHHQLLSGFDARLQLYYGDAHVNDNGRQSGQKGKEKN; translated from the coding sequence ATGGAGGTAGTTGAAATTCCAAGAATCAGCTGTTCTGGTGGAAAGGCCGATGTTCAGTGTAACGCAGATGAAGAAGAAGAGAGAGAGCCCAAAAGGCGGAGCGCCGCTCGTGTTGTAGATCTCGCTGGTGGTGTTGGTAGGTTCTATGgctggccttcttcaagaatcGTCAGGGTTTCGAGGGCCTCCGGTGGGAAAGATAGGCACAGCAAAGTTTTGACGGTAAAGGGGCTTAGAGACCGCCGGGTGCGGCTCTCCGTCAACACTGCAATCCAATTCTATGATTTGCAAGATCGTTTGGGCTACGATCAGCCAAGCAAGGCACTGGAGTGGCTGCTGAACGCCGCAGCGAGTTCCATTCAGGAGCTGCCATCGATAAGCAATTTATTTCCCGACAGCCCTAAGCAGCTGAGCGACGAGAAGAAGTCTAGCACCGGCGGTGGTGATAATATTGGGTTCGACTCGGCTGAAATCCACATGAACGGCGGCGACTGTCAGAATTACCATCATCTCCAGCGAAAAGCGTCCAAATCCTCTGCCTGCAGTAGCCCATCTGAAGTTAGCGAAGGTTCTGGTTTATCACTTTCCAGATCTGAGAGCAGGATCGAAGCTTGGAACCAGGCCAACAAAAGAAATTCAGCGGAAGAGAGAGACAAGGAAAACACGTCACTTGTTAGTTTGAACCCAATTTCTCAGCATACTTCTTTTACTGAACTCTTGAGCGGCGGAGGCGGCCGTGGTGCTGCAAACGAGTCGCATTTCTTCCAAAAGTCTCCGAGGCAGTGGTCCTCAGCTCCTATGGATTACTTCACCAGTGGTCTACTTGGCCCACCTGCAACACCTGTGGCTTCACCATTGTTCAGTTTAGGAGCGGACCACCATCAAGAACTTCAGCACTTCTCCTTTGTCCCAGACCACCTTGTCTCGGTTGTCAATGCTGCTGCTGCCGGAGAAAAAAATGACGGTAACAGTAACCGCCAAAACGAAAGTAATGCATACAACCTGAATTTCACCATGTCTTCTTCTGCTACTTCTTCAGGCCTTTCAGGCTTTAACAGGGGGACCCTTCAGTCCAATTCTTCCTCACCGTCTCTGCTGCCTCAACTCCAGAGGCTTCCTCCCATACACGGACCTCCAAGTTTTTTCATCGGCACCGCCGTGCCTGTCGAGAATCACCACCAGCTTCTATCTGGATTCGATGCCCGCCTGCAGCTTTATTATGGAGATGCTCATGTTAATGATAATGGGAGGCAATCTGGCCAGAAGGGAAAGGAAAAGAACTGA
- the LOC140821555 gene encoding probable lipid-A-disaccharide synthase, mitochondrial isoform X1, with amino-acid sequence MFLRSVRNVKIFQNVMFFQIMKRSLSCSARETVRDLASKDGELRVFVVAGEVSGDIIASRFMNSLKKLSALPVRFTGVGGLMMSKQGLKSLFPMEDLAIMGIWELLPHLSSFRIKLKETVKSALSFEPHVVLTVDSKGFSFRFLKHLRARYGQLGLACPRHFHFVAPSFWAWRGGEARLKGLTDFVDHVFCILPFEAEVCRSNGLLATFVGHPTLEDILELEVGKSTDQEWRIEGDGEKFRNVHGISSGSTIISVLPGSRLQEVTRMLPIFSHALELLKNDFSGLTAVIYVAPNKQVEDYIRKAVGMWPVPVVLVPGVTSCIKYNAFSASRVALCASGTVAVELQLARLPCVVAYRAHILTEWFIRYKAKIPYISLPNIILNSAIIPEALFGACTPSHLALLLRDLMNDEGLCKKQMDAAGKFINALSPNIRVSRNLTEGEPALVEFAPSMIAASVVLNS; translated from the exons ATGTTTCTCAGAAGTGTTCGGAATGTGAAGATCTTCCAGAAtgtgatgtttttccagataaTGAAAAGATCACTATCTTGTTCTGCCAGAGAAACCGTGAGAGATTTGGCCTCAAAAGATGGGGAACTCAGAGTTTTCGTTGTTGCTGGAGAAGTCTCTGGTGACATTATTGCATCGCGTTTCATGAACTCTTTGAAAAAGCTTTCTGCTTTGCCCGTTCGATTTACAGGTGTGGGCGG TCTGATGATGTCAAAACAAGGGTTGAAGTCTCTGTTTCCTATGGAAGATCTCGCAATAATGGGCATCTGGGAGTTGCTACCACATCTTAGTAGCTTCAGG ATAAAGTTGAAAGAGACTGTGAAGTCCGCTCTCTCTTTTGAGCCTCATGTTGTGTTAACAGTAGATTCAAAAGGGTTTTCCTTTCGTTTTCTGAAGCATTTACGAG CTAGATATGGTCAGCTTGGGCTGGCTTGTCCTCGACATTTTCACTTTGTAGCGCCATCATTCTGGGCCTGGAGAGGAGGTGAAGCTAGACTTAAAGGGCTTACAGACTTTGTGGATCATGTTTTCTGCATCCTTCCATTTGAGGCAGAAGTCTGTAGGTCAAATGGACTACTCGCAACATTTGTGGGTCACCCAACATTAGAAGATATTTTGGAACTTGAG GTTGGAAAAAGCACAGACCAAGAATGGAGGATTGAAGGCGATGGAGAAAAATTCAGGAATGTACATGGGATTTCGTCAG GATCCACAATCATATCAGTGCTCCCTGGAAGCAGATTGCAAGAGGTCACACGCATGCTTCCAATATTTTCACACGCCTTGGAGCTACTTAAAAATGATTTCTCCGGGTTAACAGCAGTTATTTATGTGGCACCTAATAAGCAAGTGGAAGATTACATCAGGAAGGCTGTCGGTATGTGGCCAGTGCCAGTTGTTTTGGTACCAGGCGTCACATCCTGCATCAAGTATAATGCTTTCAGC GCAAGTCGAGTAGCATTATGCGCATCTGGGACAGTTGCAGTAGAGCTGCAGCTTGCACGATTACCATGTGTGGTTGCATATCGCGCCCATATCCTGACAGAATGGTTCATAAGATACAAAGCTAAAATACCTTACATCTCACTTCCTAACATTATCCTAAATTCAGCCATAATTCCTGAAGCTCTGTTTGGAGCATGCACTCCTTCACACTTGGCTCTGCTACTCAG GGACTTGATGAATGACGAGGGCCTCTGCAAAAAACAGATGGATGCTGCTGGTAAGTTCATCAATGCACTGAGTCCTAATATTAGAGTAAGTAGGAACTTAACAGAGGGAGAACCTGCACTCGTCGAGTTTGCACCAAGCATGATCGCAGCATCTGTAGTACTGAATTCTTGA
- the LOC140821610 gene encoding cation/H(+) antiporter 15-like, translating into MGMAEEGVDNLNVAKLNKIILCHAQNIYRFNGVWEGPDPLTPLISLFLIQLTVAIAVNRFLLFALKPFNQPPFVVDILGGILLGPSAFGRIDALKHLVFPYYSLKVLEPMAHLSVMYYAFLVGLKMDVRAILRIGPKAMKIAVSGTLIPYFLGCGLFFCTNYNAQEGKGCLFWGAALSVTGFSVLAKILDQQHILHTEIGKIAISSALINDLCSWGFLALAFIVTSSSSGIHYSLICTSAFILLCVYYVRPALRWIIRKMPEGQGYSEFYICSILTGVALCGVITDACGTHPMIGAFTFGIVIPNEVLEAALVDKLEDFVLGILMPVFYLVCGIRTNIDIISLGIPWYSVGLVFLFACCLKIFSSVFVSLLCEFPLHEAVGIGILTNTKSMMAMIILESGQIQSFLSNEAYSLMVIAVLVMTMAVTPMAILFRPTKNVTPYKRRTIQKAKSDEELRILTCIHNTRNVPSLIHFLKTSNPTKTSPISVSALQLVELVGRASAMLLVHNSRKAGPRNPSHIEAQADHIVNAFDNFELRSEGVTTQVLTARCAFATMDEDICNIAKDRRAAFVVIPFHKQQTMDGEMEDINPSIRAVNEGVLDNAPCSVGILIERGVPESRDHARNIAVLYFGGPDDREALAYSWRMVEGSDARMTVMRFIPSADAEKLEPVEPANDGHVTLHIDLEREKLLDEDYLGKFKTATMNNNSISYCELVLNDEEETIKAIKSMDEHKHDLYMVGRGRGMASPLTAGLTDWCDCPELGPIGDLLVTSEFESTFSVLVVQQYIKPNKTREGSMRSTSSINYRDEMAMRPSMADSEGFEAFTTFNRDHDD; encoded by the exons ATGGGGATGGCGGAGGAGGGTGTAGACAATCTGAATGTTGCAAAGCTCAACAAAATCATTCTGTGTCATGCACAAAATATATACCGGTTTAATGGCGTTTGGGAAGGGCCTGATCCTTTGACTCCCCTCATTTCTCTCTTCCTCATCCAGCTCACTGTGGCTATTGCTGTCAACCGGTTTCTTCTTTTCGCGTTGAAACCATTTAATCAACCTCCCTTTGTCGTTGATATTCTT GGAGGCATACTTTTGGGACCTTCAGCATTTGGGAGGATTGATGCACTCAAACATCTGGTATTCCCTTACTACTCTTTGAAAGTGTTAGAACCAATGGCACATTTATCCGTCATGTACTATGCCTTTCTAGTGGGATTGAAAATGGATGTACGAGCGATTCTGCGTATTGGGCCAAAAGCCATGAAAATAGCTGTATCTGGTACCCTCATCCCTTATTTTCTGGGTTGCGGACTATTTTTCTGTACAAATTACAACGCTCAAGAAGGCAAGGGGTGCCTTTTCTGGGGTGCTGCCCTTTCTGTTACTGGGTTTTCAGTGCTTGCAAAGATTCTTGAccagcaacatattcttcacaCTGAGATAGGAAAAATAGCAATATCCTCAGCTTTGATAAATGATTTGTGTTCATGGGGCTTTCTTGCACTGGCTTTCATAGTAACAAGTTCTTCATCAGGGATACATTACTCTTTGATATGTACCTCTGCTTTCATATTGCTCTGCGTCTACTATGTAAGACCGGCACTAAGATGGATCATTCGAAAAATGCCAGAAGGACAGGGGTACAGTGAGTTCTACATATGCTCGATTCTTACCGGGGTCGCTCTTTGTGGAGTCATAACAGATGCTTGTGGCACCCACCCGATGATCGGTGCATTCACTTTTGGCATTGTGATACCTAACGAAGTTCTCGAAGCCGCATTGGTTGATAAACTTGAGGATTTTGTGCTTGGGATTCTGATGCCGGTGTTCTATCTGGTTTGTGGGATAAGGACCAATATCGATATCATTTCTTTAGGGATTCCGTGGTATTCAGTGGGGTTGGTTTTTCTATTTGCCTGCTGTTTGAAGATCTTTAGCTCTGTTTTTGTGTCACTCTTGTGCGAATTTCCACTCCATGAGGCGGTGGGAATTGGAATACTCACCAATACTAAGAGCATGATGGCAATGATAATTCTTGAATCAGGCCAGATACAAAGT TTTCTGAGTAATGAAGCGTACTCACTAATGGTGATTGCAGTCCTGGTAATGACAATGGCAGTCACACCGATGGCAATCTTGTTCCGGCCAACGAAAAACGTCACACCCTACAAACGAAGAACGATACAGAAGGCCAAATCAGACGAAGAGTTGAGAATTCTTACCTGTATACATAACACGCGCAACGTCCCTTCCCTTATCCACTTCCTCAAGACATCAAACCCCACAAAAACATCTCCCATAAGCGTTTCTGCCCTCCAGTTGGTAGAGCTCGTGGGACGCGCCTCTGCCATGCTACTGGTCCATAACTCACGCAAGGCCGGTCCGAGAAATCCTAGCCACATCGAAGCACAAGCTGATCACATCGTCAACGCTTTTGACAACTTCGAACTACGGTCAGAGGGTGTGACCACCCAAGTGCTCACCGCTAGATGCGCTTTTGCTACCATGGATGAAGATATCTGCAACATAGCTAAGGACAGACGCGCGGCTTTCGTTGTTATCCCCTTCCACAAGCAGCAGACGATGGACGGTGAAATGGAAGATATAAATCCTTCCATTAGAGCCGTCAATGAAGGCGTTCTGGATAACGCACCGTGCTCGGTTGGCATACTCATCGAAAGGGGAGTTCCTGAGTCAAGAGATCATGCCCGAAACATTGCTGTACTGTACTTTGGTGGGCCAGATGACAGGGAGGCGTTGGCCTATTCGTGGAGGATGGTTGAAGGGTCCGATGCACGAATGACGGTGATGAGATTCATTCCGAGCGCAGATGCCGAGAAATTGGAGCCTGTGGAACCAGCTAACGATGGTCATGTAACTTTACACATCGACCTCGAAAGAGAGAAGCTGTTAGATGAAGATTACTTGGGGAAATTCAAAACAGCAACTATGAACAACAATTCTATAAGCTACTGCGAGTTGGTGTTAAACGACGAAGAAGAAACGATTAAAGCCATAAAATCAATGGATGAACACAAACACGACCTTTACATGGTGGGTAGAGGGAGAGGCATGGCGTCTCCACTTACCGCAGGGCTGACCGACTGGTGTGACTGCCCGGAGCTTGGACCGATAGGGGACCTGCTGGTTACATCAGAGTTCGAGTCAACATTTTCAGTGCTGGTGGTGCAGCAATATATTAAGCCCAATAAGACGAGGGAAGGATCGATGAGGTCTACTAGCTCGATTAACTATCGCGATGAAATGGCGATGAGGCCATCAATGGCTGACAGCGAAGGATTCGAAGCTTTTACTACGTTCAATCGGGATCATGATGATTGA
- the LOC140821601 gene encoding large ribosomal subunit protein eL20y-like codes for MAIYKFHQYQVVGRALPTETEQHPKIYRMKLWATNEVRAKSKFWYFLRKLKKVKKSNGQVLAINEIFEKNPTTIKNYGIWLRYQSRTGYHNMYKEYRDTTLNGAVEQMYTEMASRHRVRHHCIQIIKTATIPAKLCKRESTKQFHDSKIKFPLVFRKVRPPTRKLKTTYKATRPNLFM; via the exons ATGGCGATTTACAAG TTCCATCAATACCAGGTGGTGGGGAGAGCTCTGCCGACGGAGACGGAGCAGCACCCAAAGATCTATCGAATGAAGCTGTGGGCCACCAACGAAGTCCGCGCCAAGTCCAAGTTTTG GTACTTTTTGAGAAAGCTTAAAAAGGTGAAGAAGAGCAACGGTCAGGTTCTCGCCATTAACGAG ATTTTTGAGAAGAACCCAACCACAATCAAGAACTACGGAATTTGGTTGCGATACCAAAGCAGGACTGGTTATCACAATATGTACAAAGAGTACCGCGACACAACATTGAATGGAGCTGTTGAGCAGATGTACACTGAGATGGCATCCCGACACAGAGTCCGCCATCATTGTATTCAAATTATAAAGACAGCCACCATCCCAGCAAAGCTTTGCAAGAGGGAGAGCACCAAACAGTTCCATGACTCCAAGATTAAATTCCCGTTGGTGTTTAGGAAGGTCAGGCCACCCACCAGGAAGCTGAAGACCACGTACAAGGCAACCAGGCCAAACTTATTTATGTAA
- the LOC140824006 gene encoding protein TIFY 5A-like — translation MKSSCNLELRLGTPSVSDHSSNEYEYDHDCNAAPEKKQLSIFYNGRIATCDVTEIQARAIITLARRELDQEITTTGPTATTGLSMKRSLQRFLQKRKTRAQSTSPYTTVRYQYCKQ, via the coding sequence ATGAAAAGCAGCTGCAATCTGGAGCTTCGGCTTGGTACTCCTTCTGTATCTGACCATTCCTCgaatgaatatgaatatgatcaTGACTGCAATGCTGCTCCTGAGAAGAAGCAGCTTAGTATTTTCTACAATGGAAGAATTGCTACTTGCGATGTCACGGAGATTCAGGCACGAGCCATCATAACGCTGGCAAGACGAGAGCTTGATCAAGAGATCACGACAACGGGCCCGACCGCGACTACTGGTCTTTCCATGAAGCGATCTTTGCAGAGGTTTCTTCAGAAGAGGAAGACCAGAGCCCAATCAACATCTCCTTATACTACTGTTCGTTATCAATATTGCAAGCAATAG
- the LOC140821555 gene encoding probable lipid-A-disaccharide synthase, mitochondrial isoform X2, which translates to MMSKQGLKSLFPMEDLAIMGIWELLPHLSSFRIKLKETVKSALSFEPHVVLTVDSKGFSFRFLKHLRARYGQLGLACPRHFHFVAPSFWAWRGGEARLKGLTDFVDHVFCILPFEAEVCRSNGLLATFVGHPTLEDILELEVGKSTDQEWRIEGDGEKFRNVHGISSGSTIISVLPGSRLQEVTRMLPIFSHALELLKNDFSGLTAVIYVAPNKQVEDYIRKAVGMWPVPVVLVPGVTSCIKYNAFSASRVALCASGTVAVELQLARLPCVVAYRAHILTEWFIRYKAKIPYISLPNIILNSAIIPEALFGACTPSHLALLLRDLMNDEGLCKKQMDAAGKFINALSPNIRVSRNLTEGEPALVEFAPSMIAASVVLNS; encoded by the exons ATGATGTCAAAACAAGGGTTGAAGTCTCTGTTTCCTATGGAAGATCTCGCAATAATGGGCATCTGGGAGTTGCTACCACATCTTAGTAGCTTCAGG ATAAAGTTGAAAGAGACTGTGAAGTCCGCTCTCTCTTTTGAGCCTCATGTTGTGTTAACAGTAGATTCAAAAGGGTTTTCCTTTCGTTTTCTGAAGCATTTACGAG CTAGATATGGTCAGCTTGGGCTGGCTTGTCCTCGACATTTTCACTTTGTAGCGCCATCATTCTGGGCCTGGAGAGGAGGTGAAGCTAGACTTAAAGGGCTTACAGACTTTGTGGATCATGTTTTCTGCATCCTTCCATTTGAGGCAGAAGTCTGTAGGTCAAATGGACTACTCGCAACATTTGTGGGTCACCCAACATTAGAAGATATTTTGGAACTTGAG GTTGGAAAAAGCACAGACCAAGAATGGAGGATTGAAGGCGATGGAGAAAAATTCAGGAATGTACATGGGATTTCGTCAG GATCCACAATCATATCAGTGCTCCCTGGAAGCAGATTGCAAGAGGTCACACGCATGCTTCCAATATTTTCACACGCCTTGGAGCTACTTAAAAATGATTTCTCCGGGTTAACAGCAGTTATTTATGTGGCACCTAATAAGCAAGTGGAAGATTACATCAGGAAGGCTGTCGGTATGTGGCCAGTGCCAGTTGTTTTGGTACCAGGCGTCACATCCTGCATCAAGTATAATGCTTTCAGC GCAAGTCGAGTAGCATTATGCGCATCTGGGACAGTTGCAGTAGAGCTGCAGCTTGCACGATTACCATGTGTGGTTGCATATCGCGCCCATATCCTGACAGAATGGTTCATAAGATACAAAGCTAAAATACCTTACATCTCACTTCCTAACATTATCCTAAATTCAGCCATAATTCCTGAAGCTCTGTTTGGAGCATGCACTCCTTCACACTTGGCTCTGCTACTCAG GGACTTGATGAATGACGAGGGCCTCTGCAAAAAACAGATGGATGCTGCTGGTAAGTTCATCAATGCACTGAGTCCTAATATTAGAGTAAGTAGGAACTTAACAGAGGGAGAACCTGCACTCGTCGAGTTTGCACCAAGCATGATCGCAGCATCTGTAGTACTGAATTCTTGA
- the LOC140821635 gene encoding high mobility group B protein 14-like, producing the protein MVTGRKTRSRASSPASRPTKTTSRRSHGETALAVKSSKNTKKSSRKANSTKSKKRAAKFEAMKPKKPPTAFFYFLEDFRKEYQEQNPDIKSMRDIGKACGQKWKTMTYEEKVHYYDVATKKRAEFDGAMADFVKRKESGMFEEDDDESEDSEFDG; encoded by the exons ATGGTGACCGGAAGAAAAACTCGTTCTAGGGCTTCATCTCCAGCTTCTCGTCCTACCAAAACCACTTCAAGACGAAGCCACGG GGAAACGGCACTGGCCGTGAAATCATCGAAGAATACGAAGAAGTCCTCGAGGAAGGCCAATTCGACGAAGTCTAAGAAAAGAGCGGCGAAGTTTGAAGCTATGAAGCCCAAGAAACCGCCAACAGCTTTCTTCTACTTCTT GGAAGATTTTCGTAAGGAATATCAAGAGCAGAATCCAGACATCAAGTCAATGCGAGAT ATTGGGAAGGCATGTGGACAGAAGTGGAAAACAATGACATACGAG GAGAAGGTGCATTATTATGATGTTGCTACAAAGAAACGGGCCGAGTTTGATGGAGCTATGGCAGACTTTGTTAAAAGAAAG GAAAGTGGTATGTTTGAAGAGGACGATGATGAATCGGAGGACTCAGAGTTTGATGGGTGA
- the LOC140824007 gene encoding protein TIFY 5A-like, which yields MKRITCNDKLELRLATPTIGGAGEEEEEEEEATVFCNGRVATCDVTELQARAIIMLTRRELDRETKLGSTAITGLSIKRSLQRFIQKRKTRSQSASPYSR from the coding sequence ATGAAGAGAATTACCTGCAACGATAAGCTGGAGCTTCGGCTTGCTACTCCTACGATAGGCGGAGCtggggaggaggaggaggaggaggaggaggcaACTGTATTCTGCAATGGAAGAGTTGCTACCTGTGATGTTACAGAGCTTCAGGCTCGGGCCATCATCATGCTTACAAGACGAGAACTCGATCGAGAGACGAAACTTGGCTCAACCGCGATTACTGGTCTTTCCATAAAGAGATCGTTGCAGAGGTTTATTCAAAAGAGAAAGACAAGATCTCAATCAGCATCCCCTTATTCTCGTTAG
- the LOC140821587 gene encoding uncharacterized protein isoform X1, whose product MADEPLPTRWSFPEFKLFYDVKFGRKSEAHTKNTAANGQTVPSGNSSNGTSHGNGHVKNTVDLAIYEQFQNQDRVNSLQSDGAPSIGVYEKPQRSLLPPFESAEMRALAESLCRDIIRGSPDVKWESIKGLENAKRLLKEAVVMPIKYPKYFTGLLTPWKGILLFGPSGTGKTMLAKAVATECKTTFFNISASSIVSKWRGDSEKLVRVLFDLARHHAPSTIFLDEIDAIIGQRGEGRSEHEASRRLKTELLIQMDGLMQTDELVFVLAATNLPWELDGAMLRRLEKRILVPLPEREARRAMFEGLLPLKSEGEELPYDLMVDRSEGFSGSDIRIFCKEAAMQPVRRVMAYLEEKQELVPEDELPNVGPITHEDIEVALKNSRPSAHLHAHRYEKFNEDYGSHILQ is encoded by the exons ATGGCCGACGAGCCTTTGCCCACCCGCTGGTCTTTTCCG GAATTTAAGTTATTTTATGATGTGAAGTTTGGGAGGAAGAGCGAAGCTCACACAAAAAATACGGCTGCAAATGGTCAAACTGTACCAAGCGGGAATAGTTCGAATGGGACATCACATGGAAATGGACATGTGAAGAACACGGTTGACTTGGCTATCTATGAACAGTTCCAGAACCAG GATCGGGTGAATTCACTGCAGTCAGATGGAGCCCCATCCATTGGAGTCTATGAAAAGCC GCAAAGATCTTTGCTTCCTCCATTTGAGTCGGCAGAAATGCGTGCTTTGGCAGAGAGCTTATGCAG GGACATCATTCGTGGAAGTCCAGATGTTAAATGGGAAAGCATAAAAGGGTTAGAGAATGCCAAGCGCCTACTCAAGGAAGCCGTTGTTATGCCAATAAAATATCCTAA GTACTTCACTGGTCTCCTTACGCCGTGGAAAGGCATTCTACTTTTTGGCCCCTCAGGAACTGGGAAG ACTATGCTGGCCAAAGCTGTTGCAACTGAGTGCAAGACCACATTTTTCAACATTTCTGCATCGTCGATTGTCAGTAAATGGCGAG GTGATTCGGAAAAGCTTGTTAGAGTACTGTTTGACCTAGCTAGGCATCATGCACCCTCAACTATATTTCTTGATGAAATTGATGCCATTATCGGCCAACGAGGTGAAGGTCGCAGTGAACATGAAGCAAGCAGGCGTTTGAAAACGGAATTACTTATACAG ATGGATGGGTTGATGCAAACTGACGAACTTGTTTTTGTTTTGGCGGCTACTAACCTCCCCTGGGAACTAGACGGAGCAATGCTTAGGCGTCTTGAGAAGCGG atattggTACCTCTTCCAGAACGAGAAGCGAGAAGAGCTATGTTTGAGGGATTGTTGCCTTTAAAGTCTGAGGGGGAGGAACTGCCTTACGATTTAATGGTGGATAGATCTGAAGGTTTTTCAGGTTCAGATATTCGTATATTTTGCAAAGAGGCTGCAATGCAACCAGTGCGGCGTGTAATGGCATATCTTGAGGAGAAACAAGAGTTGGTGCCTGAGGACG AGTTGCCAAATGTTGGACCAATTACACATGAAGATATTGAGGTGGCTCTGAAGAACTCTAGACCATCGGCTCATCTCCATGCGCATCGTTATGAAAAATTCAACGAGGACTATGGCAGCCACATACTCCAATGA